TATTTGAGGGGAATTCTGCATTTGCAGTTAATCCCatattcaaaattatcaaaattatcaaaattcaaCTATTTCTTCAgttagaaaaatatagagaacgGGCCTTAAATCTTATAATTAGACagaaaattttatcaaatatggTTTTAAGGATATATTACACCAATATTATCCACAACCCAACTTCTGTCGAGgaatttcttgtttgttttaattgtctGATTTTATTCCTCAAATAGGTCAATTACTAGAATATATGCAAAAATACCTTTGAAACCAAGGAAAGTCTTGTTACCATGGCAAGGAGACCACAGGGATGAAAATTTTGGTCAGATTCATGACCTTATTTATGGTTGAATACTTTAATTTGAACCCAAAAagtataataatgaaaaaaaaaatgtggccaacatttttcatatttggGTGATTCTTACAGAGAATTATAAGATGTTTAAAAGCTCTGACAGCATCAATTGGGATTGGGAGTTTACTGGCAACATGTTAGCAGAGacatccccaattgatgccgtcgagcattaaaatacaatattgttatctccattctaatgaaactgacagaaattaGCGATGTTAAATCAAACACTAAAAACTGTCAAATGCCGTCTGCACTTGCGTGACGTTTTCATAGCATCAATTTGACACTTTCtcataatctttatttttttgggggggggggggggggggggcagcatGACATTAATGTTGGACGATATAATACGTTAAAGACCCCTGCATATACAGGTATATGTTTAAAAAACTGTTTTATCCTTATGCTACAATTAAAGCTTGTCCATATTTCATAACTTCAACAGATGTGTTGCACCAATAATCTGTCAGACTTAATTGAGCTGTGAGAATGTTGTGATTGTCAACTGTGTCACcacacagatatatatatatatagataataagATAGAGTGGATAAGTTTATTCTCTAaaaccaaataacaattaaagGAACAGAGAGGTACATACTGACTTTGTGGGAGTCTAAGCagacaaaattttaattaatatttattttaagcaTTAAAAATGCAACTTTGTACTGATTGATTGAGAAACTCAGTTCATAACTGAAAATGTGTTAAATGTCATTACTGAAGTTGCCAGCTCCTGGGTACAGTTCTTGAaactaaaaagataaaaaaacaaaacacgaaCATCTTTGTCCTAAAACACAGTTGATGGGAAACATTCAATTTATTGTAGAATCCAGTGGTAGAGAGCAAGACACATCAGCACCAGGCATGGAAGGTTAGTGAaatatttttatacccccgcttaaggagttattgccctttaaagagaattttacacaattttgtcatcatgtttgctaacatttaaaaatcttctgctctgaaacAACTTGGCTAAATACTTTGAAACTTTAACTGAATTTTCCTTAGGTTATTGAGTTTATGAACTATATCTGAAGTTTTGCTCATCgacaaacatggctgccatgtctaaaaaaagaatataagggtcaaatgcagtttttgtggCTTGTTAatgatttaacatgtttaagggaaattatgcagtttttggttattgtctagaaaattgttatagataaagatataaacatcaaatataatcatgataaaatatttaagcaaaaaattacaggtgagcgactcaggctcttgagagcctcttgtttcttaAAATCctaaaatatttcaacaaagaacCAATTGTAGTGCATTtgaattaaaaatgtcaaaatattgacCATTTTGAGCTGCTTTTTggtttacaaaatatgtcattttttgcaaatatggtcattttaatagcCACTATATATTTTGAGAATACTTTTTAGCTCACATCTCCAAAAGAACATGTGATTCTGATGCATGTGGTTGAAATTATTAGTGTGCACCATGATCCGcagaattttatttattcattaaaagaaGAGATGCTCCAACTAAAGTAACTGTTATACTTAGTTATTGTGATTTGTAATTAAATCACATTTTTAACTCCATTTCGTTTCTATTTCAGTGTCTACCTCAAAAATAATGGGTTTCATTGAACAAGCCAGAGCTTCAAAAAGAAAATGTGTAAGTTCTACTATATACTTCCgtctgtcagtcctgttcttgtaataaggacatactatgtagatgtgcatattgacagcaAATTATGATCAAATTTTATTTCTATGAGTTATGCCCCCTTGAACCTTTTACCTCAATATACTACAGTCTGTCAGTCCTGTAATTGTCATCGTAACTCTTCTGAAACTACAATACAGAATTTCATGAACCTTTGTAGATaataataaggacttactatgtagatgtgcatatcgacaggaaattatgattcattttttttatgattatgcccctttgaacttattggcTTCAATATACTagctactgcaacagtttgtcatggCAACTTTTCATGAAACCACACAAccgaattttatgaaattttgtatataataaggacatactatgtaggtGTACATATCGACAgaaaaaacaaagttttgtgGAGTATATAGAAATAATTCTGTACAACCGTCCTCCCTTCTGCCTGTCCGTCTGTCTATCTGCCtgtctatctgtctgtctgtctgtctgtctgtctgtctgtctataTTTCGTAAACGGATGGAccaatattgatgaaactttacacagttGTAGTACACAATGTAACAATGTGCTTAAAGTAAAAAATTTCTGGTCGAAATTGttttaagggagataattaaatTAACTTTGTTTTTATATAGCCATAAATGGCAACAGGTCTTTTAAGCGCAACTACTCCTTAACAGATCTATCAATATTGAAATAACTTTACACTGTTGTTGTATACAACCTGAAGATGTGCATGAAAGAAGATATTTCTTGTCAGATGtttacaagggagataattgcgATTTCTTAGTTTAAATTTCACAGTATTTGGCAATAGGTCTTGTAAGCACAACTCCTCCTAAATAGCTGTAGCAATATTAATGACACTTTACACAGTTGAATACATGACCAGAGAATATGCATAAAGGAAGATTTTCTTTGTCTGAAgtatttaaagggagataattgaacttACTTTATATAGATGTAGTTATATTTATTTCCACACACTACTTAAAATATGCAAAGATAGATTACTCTaatcattattaattttaaatgttctgtCAGTTTAATATAGCTATATGTAAATGTATGCATATTCCCTTTATTTAAAGTCATTAATAGTAGTGACACATTCATTGTGTGTCAGAAATCAATGATGTATTAATTATTTAAtctcaatccaaattcagagctgtatcaagcttgaatatagTGTAGTAAATATGCAATAATGGCATGGGGAGTATCCTTAGTGAGTTGACTAACAGTTTTATGCAATACCCGGGTACTCTCATAATGCATAATACtttccacactcatctgtgtccactcttgtttttctATGAGTTATGACCCTTTGAACTTAGAGTTTTGGCCTAAATATACAACTGCAACAATTTGTAagtgcaactcctctgaaaccacataacagaatttcatgaaactttgaagTTAATGCGGACATGATATGTTAATGTGCATATCCAGAAAAATTTTATCAGTTGACTTTTGTAGAGTTGTGAGGCTTAGTACTTAGGATTCTTGTGAGATTTTGTTTTTCCAGTTACAATGTAGGCttgctttaaattataaataatataatgcCTTTGTAAAAAATCTTTCTTCTTTTTACATGATTGTTGATTGAATGTTTCATAAAtgttaatacacatttttatccggattgttgaggaaaaaaacgttattgattttgggatgtaaGGCATGTGGTAAGGCTGGTTGCAGtgaaatgttgtccgtgcatttactcataaaCTGTTCAACCAAgtcttttgaattttaatatgttgttactgacataATGGAGGTAAAGTTCAATTATGACGATTTTGCTTTTACCGTTAAGGATCGAGTTACAgttcttgaaatattgaaaaaatggcgtttcctgttgtgtgtgtgtgtgcattaactcttgaactgttcaaccaatgtttatctaattttaatatgttgttactgatgactaaattgaggtcaagtttgatattggtGATTGTAACTTTTACcatttaggagttttggtccttgtgatattgataattgccaggacacaaatacatgtaaaaaatctGGTTTAGCTGTCATTCTGATAGCTCTTGTTAAGTATAAATTTGCCAGATAAACATTTACCATTACTTTACACAAAACAAAGCTTAAGTACTAAAATTCTGTTAGACTGATATATTTTCCATTTATACTGAGTAAGGTAAGAATGGACAGTATATTGTTAACTCTTctgctttttagctcacttgaCTAAAAGCCagtgtgagcttttgccatcatttagattagaaaaaaaatagtattctCTATAACCACTgagccaaatgttttgaaactttaaaGTGATGATCTTTTTCATATCCTTTGCAAAATTTCCTAATttcaattctgtaaaaaaaaaagcaattggtCACAagggctaaaagtagaacattgAGGTAAAATTAAGTTTTTTGCTTATAGCTCAATAAAACTGAATCGGATATAGTAAATCTGGCCTAGGTAAAAATGATTGGAAATTGAAGATGGTCTactttgaaattttcagaaaaatcgTATACTAAATGTTTGAGTTATTGTcccttttaaaaatttaaattttgacaaatgtttgaagtGTTTTTCTATTATCTGGAAAACCATAGAAGATAGATGAAAGCTATGAAATGCAAAAATGACCAGAAGGATACAATCTATCAACCCACTATCTTTCCtacaaatcagacaacccatttAAGAGTTATTGCTCTTGAAATCACATTATTTGAGGCTTTTGGCTTTTATGtccaaatctatggaagatacatGAAATGTATGATCAACACAAAATTATCTGAAGGAAAAATTTATTTCCCTGCTTCATAATAGAACAATCTGTCAACCCCTTCAGGAGTTGTGCCTCTTGAAATGACATTTTCGTTTAGGTTTTTGGCTTTTATCGCCAAATCCATAGCAGATGAAAGATtggatattaaaacaaaaatgataagttGGACAAAATTTTTCTACCTGCCAAATTGGAATTTAACAGTGACTGGCCCTGAACAGCCCTGAAAATAATGTTCAGTTTATCTTAAAAGGTGACATAAGAGCAAATTTACTTCGGATTACCCCCCAGTAGATGTAAAACCTATATCCCATATGTAGTAATGTCACATCATAAGCAGGTAAAAAATCTCTTAATAGTGTCAGTTAGTATTTATCTGAACTAAGTATCTGCACCTTTTGTCAGTATGAATAAGATGGACTAGTTTTACTCTGTTTGTTTTGGTATgagattaaaatttgataaagctAAATTCATGGTATGCCAGATTGCTTGTACTAAATCTACAATTTCTTTCCTGATGGTGTAATGTCCTGTAGCGTAATTATTGGCGGCATCTTCTTTTCCTGTAACCAGTTGCTCTGGGTGGAAAAGTTGACGGTAGGTACCAGTACGAACTGTGCAATGTTCATAATTTAACTTTTCAAACTGTTGTATTATCTATATTGTTTCAGACCAATTTACCAGGAACATCTGCACAGAAACTGCCAAAACCAGATATAGTTAAACTAGGTATCGGTTGGCAGCATTATTCCTATAACACTTCATCTTATCACCAAGTAAGAAGCTCCCGAAATAAGCAGATTCCATCACATGATATCAACCTGGCATATAATAAAGACTACGAAGAAACTCTTCAATGTTtacaagacatttttttcaaaaatggcaGAAACTTTAAAGGCAGAATTAGTGAAATGGAGTTGAGGATTGGTAATAGTGCAGGGAGAGAAATCAGTAGGGATGGGTTCActgcaaaacaatattttgaaagttGTCAGACACAAAAGAAACGAATCTACTTATTGACAAAAATCaaggtaaaaaatatataattgtccATCTTTTTAACAGGAATACAACATTGAATTATCACTTAACCATAATCAAGGAGTGTTCAGTTTTATAGCagtatttgtaattttaatttgctGCAGAATATTGTCATAGAGacatttcagaaaatttatgACAATGTGATTACTACACTAGttattgtaaatacaaaatttaattattatgaGCTCACTTCTTGATTCCAAAAACATCTATTTGTAGCTCACCTGAATAAAGATCAGGGTGAGCTGTTGCATGATCATTTGCTTTCAGATTCTGTCCGTGGTAAACTTTACTTTAAAGGTCTTCTTTTCTGAAACCACTTAAGAGATTGCTTTCAAACTCAATACACATCATCTTTAGGTTGGTGTATACTAATTTTGGTAAATTGATTACCACCAactgtcatctgaccttgacctgatttcatggttcagtggttaaagttaattttttgtgttttggttatttttttcaaatactgtatgcaatatgtcaactatttgtagtgtaataatattttacaatgtgcatgtcagtctggcatattttatgtgaccttgacctcattttattgttcattgctcaatgttaagttggttttttttgtgtctgtttttttaatactataggcaataggtcaactatatttggtgtatggaatgattgtaaggtttatATGTGTGTCTGGCAATTATCATCTCACCATGACTTCATTTCATGGTTCCTTGGTCAATCTTAAATTTTTCTGGTTATGTTAGTTTCTAAGATACTAAATGCAAAAggttaattatatttatagcatGTAAAGTGttgtaaggtgcacatgtctgccttgcagggttcatctgaccttggcctcattttcatggtttattgatcaAAGATAAGTTTTCCTGGTAAAGTTAAAATTGTTTCTTGGATGTGAAAAAGTTCAACTATATTTCaagcatatttggtgtatggactaTGATTGTAGGGTGtatatgtatttcaaatttggtttatctgaccttgacctcaatttcttgGATCATATTTAGTTAATGTGATAgtatatatttaggactatcaacataatatcaattagtagtaaagaaggcaagacatttcagcgtgtgcactcttatAACAATTTCCCAAATTTTCGAAATGATTTTGGGAATATCATGACATCTGGTAGAGTAAGAGCCATAATTTTCATTGCAAATTGTTAAGCTAATCATGATTTACAAAGTGATTTAAATGtcagatttctttttatttaagaaatcttattagggactgacttgatatctaaatatttCAAGGCTTGTCACTACTTTtgagatacacaaaatatattgcattgatcataacattctaaacatcctatccatgaacatatccataaatttatcaatgaaatgtaTGCTCAGATATTCCAGTTACAAAATGATGTTaaacttgtcaagaaaattacataacttgtgCAGTTATGCTTAAATATTGATGAATCAGCTGCATTTTTCTCAATCTAAATAATTGAACTAgtggtattgaaaaaaaaatcatttaatcaaTAGGCATTTGTATACTTTATGCAAGCAATGTTTGCTGTAAATAAGATGAATATAACTTCCTATTTGTCAAAAAATAACTAGTGTGGccaaaagtattcatcattttcaattttcactatctttttcatatataaaaccatgttttttaaaaaatctgtttcAAAGTAATTTCTGCACAGCAATAAACACATTCAATTcatttcaagaaatttataaCAAACATATAGAAGAAAGTTAATGCATATTGTTATCTACTTTTTATCAAGTATCTTCCCTGAAACCATGGAAAACAATATGAAACCAAATTAATCCACAATCACTCCTGCTATACTGGATTTTCCTATCTGAGAGAAGATGTGCTGCATGATTATCCTAAATATGTGTAAAACTCTCAATTTTTATGACTGTAAACTAAGCTATAAGTATACAGATATAACAAATGAATCATGATCATGACAATAAGAGTGAAAAGGCTATGTTTCTTTCATAAAACAagtaaccactgaattacatttttttttataagttacaggaaattaaattttttggtaaacaaataatttgttgagagaaaaatcaagaatatttgttttcaaacattttttttttttttaaatgtttataaaggAGCGACTTATTTGTGTATCTTTCACTTTTCCCATAGGCTCAGCACATAACAAGTCTAGATTTTTCTATTACTTCTGATTCTGAGGAATCATTGCCAGATCTTGGTTCCCAGTTTACAGAAAACCTACTTTCATCTACCCTGCCTACAGTAACATGTTCCACTCCTTCGAATTCTGCACCACAGTTCACAGCACATGTAACCTCACCTGCAACATCCACACCTATTTCTCAGACAAGCTCTAATATTCTTGTTCATGCAGGTACACCAACAGTAAGTATTTGTTACAATCACAAGAATAAATTCAATGTTTGTATGTTCTGCATCATTGCATGTTGCTTGGTGTTTTTATAGGCCTGTCTTAGACGgaacatattatggtataccgttgttcaTCATATAATTTCATATTATGTGTTTTGGATTAATGGGACTTTATCGGACTATAGCTCAAATTCCTTTTAACCTTATATTTCCTCACATTATAATAACACAACATTAGGAATTACAGAAgaaagctcccttttgatttagAAAAAGCAATTGCCGTGTTGTTTCAGAGTAATTagaatttttaacaatttgaatTCAGGCAATTTTCCCCATTTTTCACACTTTCTGTAGTGTTTCTAAATTTCCTGATTTCCTTGAAACTTTACATTACTGTTGGGATTGATATAAtgaagctcccttttgattttttattatttatttgttgttcTGGAGTTACAGGACTTAAACAATGTGAATTAAAGGAAATTATTAATGCTGTCTTTTCCAATTTCTATATGCGCAATACAGGTGTATCATGCACTGTAggcacagctgtttattttatttaccttATCATATGTAGTTATACACAAAAATAACATgtgtttctgtattctgttttggtaatagaagatacattTTGGTTGAATGCATTAGAAATGAACagataaggggaaataactctgtaaTTTCAACTTATTTGCTGTCCTTCTAACCAATTTTATAacttatttaattattattaccAGACACTTCCAAACAAAAGACTTAACATTTCTAACTCAGGAGGttatttactataaaatagtatacttttttttcatcatgtttcaatttttgaattatttgccTGATTCTTCATAGACTGGCACTTAACATCATTTTTAATCTTATCTTAACAGGTAACCATGCAACTACCTAATACGGCGAGAAAATGTATCATATGTGCTGATCGGGAAATTGATGCCGTCATACAGCCATGTTTCCACAGCCTGTGTCTGGTATGTGGACTACAGATACAAGAACATGGCAGGAAATGCCCAATATGCAGAGGCAACATTGAAAATGTCCGctcaatattttattgttaaattctAGATATTGGacacaaaacaatgtttttgaGAAATAATAATATGTAGTTTAAAGAGACCGGTCAAATTTCTCAAGGCATGGGACCGGTGCAAATTAGCATGGGACATGgactttttaaaagcaaaatttcaATGGGACCAAGATTTTTTTCATCTAAGATCTGCATGGGACATTgacttttcttttattaaatcaaattaaaaaaagttctgaCTGTAAACTATGTATAATCGACTGCACAGCCACAAGGTTAAGGATAGTTCCACATATTTCTTTGCAAGGAAATGATAATCATGAAAACTCTCCCAATAAAATTCCTGTCTGGTTGAATTTTCAGTTTGCACAAAATTCagatagtaatttttttttaattttataactttttcaaatcagttTGGAATTCCATTTAACTTGACAGCTATAATCCCAATTATATACTGTCAAAGTAATTTGGTATTtggtttattgctgtcaaatctattatcatgttttaagaaatagtaaaaaaaacttcaattttcAGTTCGGATTAAATACAGATGGTCACCTTTAAAAATATCCACAACTTTGTCAAATCAACTTTAATTGTCATAAAACTTGccttttttgtatattatatactgTTCTTACAAATTACAAAGTTATTTGGAATTTGGTTTATTGCTGTCAAACCTATAATGTTTTaagaaataggtaaaaaaaagctataaTTTTCAGTTCGGATTAAATACAGATGGTCACCTTTAAAAATTTCCATAACTATTTCAAATCAACACTGATCGTCTTAAAACTTGATACTGTT
This genomic window from Mytilus galloprovincialis chromosome 9, xbMytGall1.hap1.1, whole genome shotgun sequence contains:
- the LOC143046230 gene encoding uncharacterized protein LOC143046230 — encoded protein: MILNEGETWNKQFESSGREQDTSAPGMEVSTSKIMGFIEQARASKRKCTNLPGTSAQKLPKPDIVKLGIGWQHYSYNTSSYHQVRSSRNKQIPSHDINLAYNKDYEETLQCLQDIFFKNGRNFKGRISEMELRIGNSAGREISRDGFTAKQYFESCQTQKKRIYLLTKIKAQHITSLDFSITSDSEESLPDLGSQFTENLLSSTLPTVTCSTPSNSAPQFTAHVTSPATSTPISQTSSNILVHAGTPTVTMQLPNTARKCIICADREIDAVIQPCFHSLCLVCGLQIQEHGRKCPICRGNIENVRSIFYC